A region of the Acidobacteriota bacterium genome:
CCCGCCGCGGCGGGACGGTCAGGAACCGTGCCAACCGGCGCCCGGCGGCGAAAACGCACCGCGAAGGAAGCACCTCAGGCGGATTGCGGGGGCATGCTCGACCCGACGATAATCGCGCCCGCAAAACGCCCATGCCGACGAGTCCGTGGCGCTGGGAGCCGTGAAGGGGACCGCCGTGCGCTGCTCGGCGGGGATTTCTGGCTGGCGGCAAGCCCCTCGGTCTCCCCAGGCCATGAGGCGGAACCGGGGAGGATCGATGGACCACAGCGGAAACGGCCCGGGGCCAGCGGCGGCCCGGGTACGGGGACGGGGCTTCGGCGCCGCCATCGCGGTCGCCCTGTGCTGGGCTTCGGTGGCCGCCGCCGGTACCTTCGACATCGGTGTGAGCGACGATTCGATCAGGCTCCACCTCGCCGCGCCTCTTCCTTACGAGACGCTAGACTTCGACGCGGGCTGGCTCCACGGCGACTCGGGCGTGGACGTCGCCGCGGCCGGAATCCACGTCGTCGACTACGCCGGGACGAGGGGCGACATTCTGGTCGGTGTGGGGGCGCGGCTGTATTACGTCGACGCGGACAGCACGGACGGAGGGGCGGTTGCGCTCGGTGGTTTCGCCCGGATCCCGCTCTCGCCGTCCGGGCGAGCCGGCGTCGCGGGAGGGCTGTACTACGCTCCGGATGCGTCCTCTTTTGGCGATCTCACAGGGTTCCTCGAGTACGACTTTCGGGCCTTCTTCCAGGTGATCGAACCGGCCGACGTCTACGTCGGATACCGCCGTCTCCGCGGGTCCTTCGACGGAGCGGGCGGGATCGTGCTGGACCGCGGACTGCACTTCGGGCTCGTCTTGACCTTCTGACCGTTTGCCGTTCCTAACGGCTTCCCCTACGCTGTTTTCGCCCGCGGACGCCTGCGCGGGCGGGAGGTCCGGGCCATGGACAGCCGCGCACCACGCACCTTCGACAGCCCAGACCGGCGCGGGCGCATCACGACCGGCCCCTTGCCGGGATCGCGCAAGGTCTACGTGACGGGGAGCCGGCCGTCGATCCGCGTGCCGATGAGGGAGATCGAGCTGTCGCCGACACGCTCGGGGGAGCGTGTCGAACCCAACGGACCGCTGTTCGTGTACGACTCCTCGGGCCCGTTCACCGATCCCGCCGCCGATATCGACGTTCGTCGCGGTCTGCCGGCGATCCGGGAAGAGTGGATCAGGGAGCGTGGCGACGTGGAGGTGCTCGACGGGCCATCCTCCGATCACGCCCGCGAGCGGGCGCGCGATCCGGAGCTGGATGCGGTGCGGTTCCCGCGCCGCCGGCCCATCCTACGCGCGAAGCCCGGCCGGCGCGTGACCCAGATGCACTACGCGCGGCGCGGCGAGATCACGCCGGAGATGGAATTCGTCGCGATCCGGGAGAACCTCCGCCTCGCCGAGCAGCGCGAGCGCCATCCCGAGCTGATGCGACGGCACCGCGGAGAAGCGTTCGGCGCCTCGATCCCGGAAGAGATCACCCCGGAATTCGTCAGGGACGAGGTCGCCCGCGGGCGCGCCATCATCCCCGCGAACATCAACCATCCCGAGCTCGAGCCGATGATCATCGGGCGGAACTTCCTCGTGAAGATCAACGCCAACATCGGGAACTCCGCGGTCGCCAGCTCGATCGAGGACGAGGTCGAGAAGCTGGTGTGGGCAATCCGCTGGGGCGCCGACACGGCTATGGACCTGTCGACGGGCGCCAACATCCACGAAACGCGGGAGTGGATCATCAGGAACTCGCCGGTCCCGATCGGCACGGTTCCGCTGTACGAAGCACTCGAACGCGTCGGCGGCCGCCCGGAGGACCTCACCTGGGAGGTCTTCCGGGACACCCTGATCGAGCAGGCGGAGCAGGGGGTCGACTATTTCACCATCCACGCCGGGGTGCTCTTGCGCTACATCCCGCTCACGGCAAGGCGCCGAACGGGGATCGTCAGCCGGGGCGGCTCGATCATGGCCAAGTGGTGCCTCGCCCACCACGAAGAGAACTTCCTCTACACGCACTGGGACGAGATCTGCGAGATCATGGCCGCCTACGACGTCGCCTTCTCCATCGGCGACGGCCTGCGGCCGGGGTCGATCGAGGATGCGAACGACGAGGCTCAGTTCGCCGAGCTCCGCACGCAGGGGGAGCTCACGCGGCGCGCCTGGGAATTCGATGTCCAGGTCATGAACGAGGGGCCCGGCCACATTCCGCTCCACCTGATCAAGGAGAATGTCGACAAGCAGCTCGAGTGGTGCGGGGAGGCTCCTTTCTACACTCTGGGACCGCTCACGACCGACATCGCTCCGGGATATGACCACATCACGTCGGCGATCGGCGCGGCGATGATCGGCTGGTACGGCACCGCCATGCTTTGCTACGTCACCCCGAAGGAACATCTCGGCCTCCCGAATCGAGAGGACGTGAAGCAGGGCGTGATCGCATACAAGATCGCCGCTCACGCCGCCGATCTCGCCAAGGGCCACCCGGCCGCCCAGCTCTGGGACAACGCGATCTCGAAAGCCCGCTACGAGTTCCGCTGGGAAGACCAGTTCCACCTCGCTCTCGATCCGGAGACAGCCCGCGCGTATCACGACGAGACGCTGCCGGCCGAGCCCGCCAAGCTCGCCCACTTCTGCTCCATGTGCGGTCCCAAGTTCTGCTCGATGGAGATCACGCAGCAAATCAGGGACTTCGCGCGCCGGCAGGGGGAAACCGACCTCGACGCGGCGCGCCGCCTGGGAATGCAGGAGAAGAGTGCCGAGTTCCGCACGCGCGGCGGCAGGGTCTGACCGGCGCCGCGCGGCACCGGCTCACGTCTCGCCGGCCGCCAGCCGCCTCCCTCCGTCTCCGGCGTCGAGCTTCTCGATCTCCCGCTGGAGCGCCGGCAGGACCACCTCCCTGGTGTACGTGATGTAGTGGTGGCCGACCACCGCCTGTGCGACAGCACGCCCGATCTTCTTCGGGTGATGCTTGAGAACCCAGCCGAGGAAACGCCAATACGCCTTGCGGTACGGGGCGGAGAACCCCTGGGTCACGATCGAGCGCACGCCCGCCCACAGTTCCCGGAGAGCCAGCCCGCGTCCCGTGCCGGGCGGGTTCCAGCGCTCCAGGTTCCGCTTACACCGTTCGAAGTAGGTCACGGGGTCGTAGATGACCTCCATCACCTTCCGGTAGCCTTCGAGCAACTGCCGGGCGGGGATCTTGGTGACGACGTTCGTCAATCCGAACTGGTCGCCCACCATCTCCCTCGTCAGCTCGCGTAGTCGCCCTTCCTTCTTGAGGCGCTCGTAGAGGGGCGTGTTCGGCAGCGCGCCGAGAATTCCCACCATCGAGTACGGCACGGCTGACTCCTGGACGAACCGGATCATCCTTTCGAAAATCCCTGGGCCGTCGGAGTCGAAGCCGAGAATGTACCCGCCCCACACGTCCAGTCCGTGCCGCAGGATCCGGTGGATCCGCTCGACGATGTCGCCCTTGATGTTCTGGACCTTCGTCGTCTCCTTGAGCGACTCCGGCGACGGACTCTCGATCCCGACGAAGACGGCGTGGAATCCGGCCCGCGTCATCATCTGCATCAGCTCCGGATCCTCCGCCAGGTTCATCGACGCTTCGGTGAAGAAACTCAGCGGGGCGCGGGTCGTCTCCAGCCATTCGGCGATCCGAGGAAGCACTTGTTTCGCCGCGCGCTTGTTACCGATGAAATTGTCGTCCACGAAAAACACGTCACCCGAGAAGCCCGTGGCCTTGATCGCATCCAGCTCTTTGAGAATCTGCTCGGGTGTCTTGACACGCGGCTTGCGACCGTACATGACGATGATGTCGCAGAATTCGCAATGGAACGGGCAACCGCGCGAAAACTGAACCGCCATCTGGTGATATGCGCCCACGTCCAGGAGATCGAAGCGAGGGGTCGGCGACTTCGAGAGGTCGGGCTTGCCCTCTTCCTTGTAGATCCGCGCCGCGCGGCCGGCCGCAAAGTCCGAGGCGAATCGCGGCACGAGGTCCTCTCCCTCCCCGAGCACCAGATGATCGGCGTCGTCGAGCTGTTCCGGCATCGCCATCGCATAGGGGCCGCCCACGACGGTCGGGATCCCGAGGCGCCGGCAGCGGGCGAGCACATCGTGGATCGAGTTCCGCTGGACCAGCATCCCGCCGATCGCCACGAGATCGGCCGATCGGATCCTCTCGTCCTCGAGCGGCTCGACGGCGAGGTCGACAAGCTCGAACTCCCACTCCTGCGGCATGAGCGCCGCCACGGTGATCAGCCCGAGGGGCGGGAGCAGGGCCCGGCGGCGCACGAACGGCAGCGCGTGCTTCTGGCTCCAGTACGTCTCCGGGAACGCCGGACTGACGAGCAGGACCTTCATCTCGACACCCCTTTCGCGAACCTCCCGCCGGGGGCCGGCCCCTCGGCGGCAGCATCAACTTACGCCGACCCGGATGCCGACAACAACCCGGAGAACGGCTATCCTCGAACCAGCCGCGGATGCGCCGCGGCGAAAGGGGATTCGAAGGATGCGTGCCTACCAGCTGGAACGCTTCGGCATCGAGAACCTCCGGCTCGCCGAGGTGCCGGAGCCCTCGCCGGGTCCGGGGGAGATCCTCCTCGACGTGCGGGCGCTGAGCCTCAACTACCGCGACCTGCTCGTGGTTCGGGGGACCTACAATCCCAAGCTACCGCTCCCGGCGACGCCGATCAGCGACGGCGCGGGCACGGTCGCCGCCGTCGGTCCCGGCGTCGGGCGCGTGAAGCCCGGGGACCGCGTCGTCTCCCACTTCATCGCCGGGTGGATCGACGGGCCGTACCGTGGAGAATACGGCCGGACGACACTCGGCCTGCCCGGCCCGGGCCTCGCCGCAGAGCATGTCGTCCTTCCGGCGGAGGCGGTTCTCCCCATCCCCGAGTGGATGAGCTTTGCCGAGGCGGCCACGCTACCGATTGCCGCGCTGACCGCCTGGAGTGCTCTCGTCACCGAGGGGCGCCTCGAGGCCGGCCAATGGGTCCTCACCCTCGGAACGGGTGGCGTCTCCATCTTCGCGCTCCAGCTCGCCAAGGCCATGGGCGCCAAGGTGGTGATCACCAGCAGCGATGACGGCAAGCTCCGAAGGGCGGAGGAGCTGGGGGCGGACGGGGTGATCAACTACCGCACGACGCCCGAGTGGGACCGTCCCGTGTGCGATCGGACAGGCGGAGGAGCTCACATCACGGTCGAGACCGCCGGCGCGGGGACTCTCGATCTCTCCGTGCGCGCGACGAGACCCGGCGGAACCATCGCCCTCATCGGGGTCCTTTCCGGTGCCGCAGCTCCGTTCACCGCGGTCAACCTCATGATGCGCCGCCAAAGACTCCAGGGGATCTTCGTCGATTCGCGGGCCGCCTTCGAGCGGATGATCCGCTTCATCGACGAGAAGAAGATCCGCCCGGTGATCGACGCGCGCTTCCCGTTCGAAGAGCTCGGTGCGGCTCTGGAACGACTCGCGGAGGGCCGCCACTTCGGCAAGATCGTCGTCGAGCGCGGCTGACGCCGGGCGGCGCTCTCACCGGCGCAACCCGGTCCGCCAGGCTCGCTTCCGGTTCCGGAAGTAACCGTGCGAGACTGGGGCCCGGGCGGCGAAGCCCGGACGGAGGACGCGGATGCGAATCCTCGACGTCAGGCCGGGCCATGCCCGCGAGGACATCCGCGAAAGTCGTGCCGCTCTTCGGTCCGTCCTGGGTCACCCCGCGATGGTGGCGATGATTGTCCGAGGGCGGTCTCCGGAAGTGAGCCGCTTCGCCGATCGCGCCGAACGGCGCGCCGCGCCGTTCCCCTTCCGCGAGGTCGTGTGGGTCCGCGACCGCCGCATCTTCGAGCCCGGGCAGGAAGAGTCGCTCTTCGAAGGGGAGGACGAGTGGTGCGCCGTCGTGCTCGACCTCAACGACGAACCGGTGGTGTGGCTGGCCGACCACGCGTCGGACCTCGACATCGAGCTCGCTTTCCTGGACGCGCAGTCCTCTTCGCTCTGATCGGGATCGCATCGATCGCGCTGTCCCGGGCCGAACCCGGGTCCATCCCCGAGGCCGTCCGCTACGAGGAGCGTCCGGTCGGCGGCCCCTCTGCCGGCGGTGGCCTGGACCTCGGACCCGCCGGAAAGGGGCCCTATGTCGTGGATTCGCTCAGCGCGATCGCGATCCACATCGACCGCGCCAGCCTCCTCGCCGCCCTTGCCGACACGGGAGCCGTTCCGCTCCCTGCCGGCGGCGCCCGCCTTGCCGAACGTGCCGCGCTGCTCGAAACGGCGGTCACCCGAATGGGCGCAGCGACCGCGATGGCCGTGGAGGCGTTCACATCGGGCGACATCGGCCGCGCAAGGGCCGCGATCCGGAACATGGGCGCCGTCAACCGCGAAGTCTTCGACTCGCTGCTCCGAGCCCGGACGGTCCGCCTGGCGCGGGAGATGGGCTCCCGAGCGCTGGCCGAAAGTCTCGCCGAGAGCGATCTCGCTTCGGTGCTCATCGACGCCCCTCCGGGGTACGACTGGGACCGTCTCGGTTCGCTGGCAGCGGAGGAGCTGGCGGCCCTCTACCGGGAGCTCGAGGAAAGCGATCCGGGAGTCGAGCTGTCGGTGCAGGCGCACGCCGTCACCCCCGGCGGAGCCGCCTACGCGCTCCACGTCGAAGGCTACGACCGCGAGGCCGAGGGTCCGCTCCGCGAACCGGTGAAGGTGCGGTTCGGCGTTCCGGAGGACGCGCGCCGGGCCTTCGCCCGCCTCGAGACGATCGCCGCGGAAATCGGCGAGGCGCGCAGCTTGTGGCAGGCGCTGCGGGCCGGCGTGACCGCCGAATTCGAGGCGCGGGGCCCCGAACTCGAAGAGTTCGGAGCCCGGCTTGCCGCGGCCTTGGACCGACTTTCCGCGGACCTCGACGCGCTGCGCGCCTGGATCGAATCCCTGCGGCCGGCCGCCCTGCCCGGGACGCTCCTCGGAGAACTGGAGGCGACGGAAGGCTACCGCGGCCTGGTCCAGCTCGCCCGCGAGGTCGACTCCGACCTGCAGCGCCTCGCCGCTCTCGCGCGCCTTCCGGAATCGGTGCGGGGAAAGGGCGCCCCGGAGGCGCTGGCGCGATGGCTGGAGGCACTGGCGGAGCTCGGGCGGGGGGACGGTCTGCGCGCCCTCGACCCCGAGACCTGGCGGGAGCGGGCCCGCGAGGCGCGAGCCTTTCTCGCGAGACTTCCGTCCGACGCCGCAGCGCGGTTGTCGGACCGAGGGCGCCGGTTCGCGGAGGCGACCCGGCGGGCGGAGCGAGCGCTCGGCGCCGTCGCCCGCGAGCTCGTTCCGCTCCCCACCGCCGCACTCGGCTGGATCGTGCGCGCGGCCGGACTCGGCGTGGCACCGCCGGCGTCGATGCTGCCGGGACCCGCCGGCGCCATGAGGCGCCGCATCGAGGAAGACCTCGACACCCGCGTGGACCTCCGGCGCCGGCCGAGGGGGGTCGGGGATCGTTTCTCCGTCGTTGTCCGATACGCGTTCTACCGGCGGGGTGTTCGCCTCGAGGGGGCCGGCTGGCGGGATCTGTTCGAGGTGCGGAGTTTCGGATGGTCGAGCCGCGTTGTCGCCGGCCTCGCCTTCGCCCGGCGCGGCTCCCCGGGCGCGTCCTGGGAGCCGGCGCCCGTCGTCACGTGGCTCCTGCACTTTCGCCGGTGGCCTCGCGACGCTGCCGAGGCGAAGAGCACCCGCTCCTGGCACGTCGCGGGGCTGGGACTGTCCGCGCTGAGCCTCGACTTCGTCGCCGAGGAGAGCATCGAGGTCGGCCTCGCCGCGACCCTCTCGTTGCTCGACGATCGACTGATGGCGGGATACGGAAGGAATCTGCAGTCCGGTGCCGATTCCCGTTTCTGGTTCGTGTCCGTGCGCGTGCTCGGGTTCGGGGACCCGCTGCGGCCGGGGGTGCGGTGACGGCGCCGAAGCGTCCCGGGTGAATCGACGCTACCATCTCGACGGCGAGGAGGGACGACGGATGAACCGGTCCGGACGCCCCGGAAGGCGCGGGGTGGTGCGAGAGGTCGACGTCGATCGCGCGCTCGAGCTCACGCGTGCCGGCGCGGTCCTGATCGACGTGCGCGAACCCTACGAACTTGCGATCGGCCGTCCCCGGGGCGCTCTGCACGT
Encoded here:
- the thiC gene encoding phosphomethylpyrimidine synthase ThiC; amino-acid sequence: MDSRAPRTFDSPDRRGRITTGPLPGSRKVYVTGSRPSIRVPMREIELSPTRSGERVEPNGPLFVYDSSGPFTDPAADIDVRRGLPAIREEWIRERGDVEVLDGPSSDHARERARDPELDAVRFPRRRPILRAKPGRRVTQMHYARRGEITPEMEFVAIRENLRLAEQRERHPELMRRHRGEAFGASIPEEITPEFVRDEVARGRAIIPANINHPELEPMIIGRNFLVKINANIGNSAVASSIEDEVEKLVWAIRWGADTAMDLSTGANIHETREWIIRNSPVPIGTVPLYEALERVGGRPEDLTWEVFRDTLIEQAEQGVDYFTIHAGVLLRYIPLTARRRTGIVSRGGSIMAKWCLAHHEENFLYTHWDEICEIMAAYDVAFSIGDGLRPGSIEDANDEAQFAELRTQGELTRRAWEFDVQVMNEGPGHIPLHLIKENVDKQLEWCGEAPFYTLGPLTTDIAPGYDHITSAIGAAMIGWYGTAMLCYVTPKEHLGLPNREDVKQGVIAYKIAAHAADLAKGHPAAQLWDNAISKARYEFRWEDQFHLALDPETARAYHDETLPAEPAKLAHFCSMCGPKFCSMEITQQIRDFARRQGETDLDAARRLGMQEKSAEFRTRGGRV
- a CDS encoding DUF4070 domain-containing protein; this translates as MKVLLVSPAFPETYWSQKHALPFVRRRALLPPLGLITVAALMPQEWEFELVDLAVEPLEDERIRSADLVAIGGMLVQRNSIHDVLARCRRLGIPTVVGGPYAMAMPEQLDDADHLVLGEGEDLVPRFASDFAAGRAARIYKEEGKPDLSKSPTPRFDLLDVGAYHQMAVQFSRGCPFHCEFCDIIVMYGRKPRVKTPEQILKELDAIKATGFSGDVFFVDDNFIGNKRAAKQVLPRIAEWLETTRAPLSFFTEASMNLAEDPELMQMMTRAGFHAVFVGIESPSPESLKETTKVQNIKGDIVERIHRILRHGLDVWGGYILGFDSDGPGIFERMIRFVQESAVPYSMVGILGALPNTPLYERLKKEGRLRELTREMVGDQFGLTNVVTKIPARQLLEGYRKVMEVIYDPVTYFERCKRNLERWNPPGTGRGLALRELWAGVRSIVTQGFSAPYRKAYWRFLGWVLKHHPKKIGRAVAQAVVGHHYITYTREVVLPALQREIEKLDAGDGGRRLAAGET
- a CDS encoding NAD(P)-dependent alcohol dehydrogenase translates to MRAYQLERFGIENLRLAEVPEPSPGPGEILLDVRALSLNYRDLLVVRGTYNPKLPLPATPISDGAGTVAAVGPGVGRVKPGDRVVSHFIAGWIDGPYRGEYGRTTLGLPGPGLAAEHVVLPAEAVLPIPEWMSFAEAATLPIAALTAWSALVTEGRLEAGQWVLTLGTGGVSIFALQLAKAMGAKVVITSSDDGKLRRAEELGADGVINYRTTPEWDRPVCDRTGGGAHITVETAGAGTLDLSVRATRPGGTIALIGVLSGAAAPFTAVNLMMRRQRLQGIFVDSRAAFERMIRFIDEKKIRPVIDARFPFEELGAALERLAEGRHFGKIVVERG